In Tenacibaculum sp. 190524A02b, the genomic stretch AGATACACATAAAGTAAAAAGGTTAGTAACTAACAATAAAAGTGTTTTTCATACAAATGCTTACGCATTGCAAACACCAATGAGTCCGCATGCAGCAGCTGAAATTGATGAGGTAACAATTCGTTTAGAGGATATAATAGAACCTCAAACTCAAAATAATCTAGTTGTTGAAGGCGCAGGAGGATTATTAGTTCCATTAAATGATACAACTACAATTCTAGACATAATAAAGCCAGAGTATAAAGTAATAGTAGTGTCAAGACATTATTTAGGAAGTATTAACCATACATTACTAACAGTAAACCTTCTTAAAGAAAAAGGATTTGATGTAGCTGTTATTTTCTCAGGAAATGAGCATAAAACTACAGAAGGAATCATTCAAAAAATGACCAATGTCCCTGTAATTGGAAGAATTGAAGAAGAGCCATATTTTGATCAAAATGTAATCAAAGAATATGCTGAATTATTTAAAGACAAACTATGACATTAAAAGAGCGTGACAAAAAGCACTTGTGGCATCCATTAACACAACATAAACTACACCCAAATCATATTGCAATTACCAAAGCAAAAGATGCAGTATTATATGATGACGAAGGAAATGAATACATAGATGGAATAGCGTCATGGTATACCTGTATGTATGGACATTGTAATGAATATATAACCTCAAAAGTTTACAAACAAATGCAACAATTAGATCATGTTGTATTTGCAGGATTTACGCATGAGCCAGCTATTAAGTTGTCAGAAGAGTTAATAAAAATCCTACCCAATAATCAGGAAAAAATATTCTTTTCGGATAATGGTTCAACATCAGTAGATATTGCTATTAAAATGGCATTACAATATCATTTTAATAAAGGAGAAAAAAGAGGAAAGATAATTGCGTTAGAAGACGGTTTTCATGGTGATACCTTTGGAGCAATGTCGGTTTCAGGTTTATCAGTATATAATGGGCCTTTTGAAGATTTCTTTATAGATGTTGAAAGAATACCAGTACCTACAGAAGCTAACTTCGAAGAAGTTAAAACTAGGTTTACAAGCTTGATTAAAGAAAATAACGCAGCTGCATTTATTTATGAACCATTAGTACAAGGTGCTGCAGCGATGAAAATGTATGAAACACATTTTCTAGATGAGTTAATAAGTCTAGCGCAAAAAGAAGGAGTCTTAGTAATTGCCGACGAAGTAATGACAGGTTTTGGAAAAACAGGTAAAAACTTTGCTTCAGAATATTTACAAAACCAACCAGATATTATATGTCTTTCTAAATCGTTAACAGCAGGTTTAGTACCCATGGCAATAACAAGTTGTTCTCAAAAAGTTTACGATGCCTTTTTAAGTGATGAATTAGGAAAAGGATTTTTTCACGGACATACCTATTCTGCAAATCCAACGGCGTGTACAGCGGCATTAGCTGGGGTAGAATTATTACAGTCAAAAGAAATACAGAAGAATATAGCGTTAATAATAGCATCACATCAAGCTTTTAATGAAGAAATAAAAAGTCACCCTAAAATAAAACAAACGCGTCAACTAGGAGTTATTTACGCGCTTGATTTAAATGTTGAAATGGAACGTTATGGCAATTTACGTTATCAGTTATTTGACTTTTTTATGAGTAAAGGTGTGTGTTTACGTCCACTAGGAAATACCATATATATACTTGCTCCTTTTGTAATAACCAAAGAACAATTGAATAAAGTGTATGCAGCTATTAAAGAAGCATTAACATTATTTTAATTAATATCAAAATACTGCTTCATCATTGCTATAGCTTTGTCTGAAGCAGTAAAGTGATTTCCCTTTACATCTAATACAATAGTTGCTTTTTTTTGCTTTAAAAAATCTAGTTCAATTTTAGATAAAGGACCAACTGCTTCATCTCTATCACCATAAACATAGGTTACTTTTGATAAGTCTTTGATAGAAGCAAGCTTTTCGGTGTATCTATTGTAACCTAATCCAGCTGCAAGTTTGGCCATACTTCTACCTTCTTCATTTCTCGCGTTAAATACTTCAATAGAATAAGTACCATCATTTTTAAATACATATTTAGTGTTTTTTCCTTGACTAAAAGGAATCCATGTACCTTTATCAATATTTAGCCTTCCTACAGCTATTAAATATTTATCTGCAGTTGAGATACCGTAAGTAGCAATTAGTTCTTGAGTCATAAAAGCCCCAAAAGAAATCCCAAGAACATACACTTTTTTATTAGGCTGTTTTTTGAAATAATCAATTACTTTTTTTAACATTTTTACGCTTTCTTTATCATACTTTTTAGCTTTTTCAAAAGTAATTTCCTTTTTAAAGTTGGAAGGTGTTTTTGTTTGCGCTTGATGAACATTTACAAAAAGAGCTTTTTGTGCAAGAGAAGAAGTTTTAGCAATGTCTTTTATATCTTCGTTAGCTAATTCAGTAGTAGGACCTCCTTGTGTATTTACTATAATTATCTCAGCGTTTTTATTGCCATAAAAGGTAGCAATATTACTAATTTCATTAAAATTAGGTTCGATAATTATCTCATCTTCTTTTTTATCACAAGAGATAAAAGTTATAAAGAATAAAAGTAATAGTCCAGAATTTTTAATTAAAATCTTCATAAATGTTTTGTTTTCTATATAAGACGAAGACAAAACAAAACACCCTATAAGTTTAAAATAAAGAGAGTAGTAACATTTATATACTTTCCATTACTTTTTCAAGCAAATTAATTTCTTCCTGTGTTTCTTTTATAGTGATATATAAATCTTCAAAAATCCATTTTCCGTTTGATTTTATACCTCTAATAATAATCGTTGCTTTTCCTTTAGAACCTTTAACAGGAAGTGAAAAATCAACTTCACCATCATCATTATTAAGAGAAATATTTCCATTTGGAAAACCATCCTTTTCAATAGGATCACCTAATACTTGAATTACCTTTTCATTTTTAGAAGCTTGTTCCATAGCGTATTCAATAGGTGTAGCATTGGTAAATGCTTTTGAAACACCAAAAATAAGAGTGCCAACCCCTATAAAAAACAATAAGAGAATGCCTAAGCAACCACTTAAAGGGATAAACCATAACCAATTTCTACTAAACCAACTTTTTTGTTCTTGATGAGACATATTAAATTTTTATTAATAAGACTTAAAAACGTTTAAAATGTTACAAGTAAGAAAAACAGTTATACTATTTAAGAGTTTAAAAGCATAAGAAGTTATATTTTTGCTGAAATTTTTAGGTTTTGAAGAAAAAAATATCCATAACTTCCATAGCATCAATATCAGCGATAGGAAGTTTGTTGAATGAGGTTTGGGATAACTATAAAAATGACAACCACTTTTTAAGTGTAAAAAAGTTTTCTGAGTTTGAGGCTTGGGTAGCTCAAATAACAGCAAAAGATAATTTAAAAATAGAAGAGATAAGAAATTCTGATGCACGGTATAAAGAATTAGATGCTTCTGTGTTATATACGTTGTTTTGTGCTAGAAGAGCAGTAAAAGAAGCTGGTTGGAATTCTTTTGATGATTTTGGTATTAATATTGGTTCTTCACGTGGAGCTACTTCTTTATTTGAAAAATACCATAAAGAATTTTTACAAACAGGGAAATCATCAACTCTAAGCTCACCTACAACTACACTTGGAAATATTTCTTCATGGATAGCACATGATTTACAAACGAATGGGCCAGAAATTTCTCACTCCATAACTTGTTCAACAGGGTTGCATTCTCTTCTTAATGGAGTTGCTTGGGTACAATCAGGAATGAGTGAGAAGTTTTTAGTTGGTGGAAGCGAAGCCGCTTTAACCGATTTTACAATAGCGCAAATGCAAGCGTTAAAAGTATATGCTAGAAATCAAGATAAATACCCTTGTAAAGCGTTAGATTTAGACAAACAAAGTAATACGATGGTTGTTGGAGAAGGAGCTTCGGTAGTTTGTTTAGAAAAAGGAATTCAAGAAAATGCTTTAGCTTTAATTGAAGGGGTAGGATATGCAACAGAAATATTAAAACATAACATATCTATTTCTTCAGATGCAGAGTGTTTTCAAAAATCAATGAAAATGGCTTTGTCAGATGTAAACGTAGAGGAAGTAGATGCTATTGTAATGCATGCACCAGGCACAATAAAAGGAGATCTTTCAGAAATAAATGCTATAAAAAAAGTATTTGGAAGTCATCAACCATTCTTAACAACTAACAAGTGGAAGTTAGGACATACTTTTGCTACTTCGGGTTTATTGAGTTTAGAATTAGCCATTTTAATGCTAAAAAATCAAGAGGTTGTGCATGTTCCTTTTGTAGCTAAACAATCAGAGCCTAAACAAATAAGCAAAGTTTTAGTAAATGCAGTAGGTTTTGGAGGAAACGCTGTATCCGTTTTATTAAGTAAAAAATAATACATATTACATATTATTATGTACATTTGATTCTTCAAATGACTAACTAGTAAACCTAAGTTTATGAGCGAAGTAAGACATAATTGGACGAAAGAGGAAATCTTAGCGATATATAATAAACCTTTAATGGAGCTGCTATATGAAGCAGCAACAATACATAGAAAAAGTCACGATCCTAATGTAGTACAAGTATCTACGTTATTATCTATAAAAACTGGAGGTTGTTCAGAAGACTGTGGGTATTGTCCGCAAGCTGCTCGTTATCATACCAATGTAGATGGAAATGATTTAATGACTGTACAGCAAGTAAAGGCTCAAGCATTAAGAGCAAAGTCAGGAGGTAGTTCTAGGGTATGTATGGGAGCTGCTTGGAGAAACGTAAAAGATGGGCCTGAATTTGATCAAGTATTAGAAATGGTCCGAACTATAAACAAACTAGATATGGAAGTTTGTTGTACATTAGGAATGGTTACTGAAAATCAAGCAAAACGTTTAGCTGAAGCAGGTTTATATGCTTATAATCATAATTTAGATTCTTCTGAAGAATATTATAAAGAAGTTATCTCTACACGTGGTTTTGAAGATCGTTTAGAAACAATTGATAACGTTCGTAAAACCAATGTTACTGTTTGTTCTGGTGGAATTATAGGTATGGGTGAATCTGTTGAAGATAGAGCAGGAATGTTAGTGGCACTTTCAACATTAGATCCACAACCAGAATCTACACCTATAAATGCTTTAGTTGCTGTTGAAGGAACACCTTTAGAAGATGAGAAGCCAGTTGAAATATGGGAAATGATTAGAATGGTAGCTACTACACGTATTGTTTTACCTGAAACGCAAGTACGTTTAAGTGCAGGAAGAACACAAATGAGTAGAGAAGGACAAGCAATGTGTTTCTTTGCAGGAGCAAACTCTATTTTTGCAGGAGATAAGTTGTTAACTACTCCAAATCCTGATGTAAGTGAAGATATGAAGATGTTTGAAATGCTAGGGTTAAAACCTCAAAAGCCATTTACAAAAAAGGTACAGCCGCAAACAGTAGAAGCTAAAGATTCAGAGTATGAGGCATTAGGTGAAAAACCTAAATGGACAAGACCTGAGCATAAGATTGAAAGAAACGAACTAAAAAAGAAAGAAGCATTAGAATTGCGTAAGCAATAAACTTTTAAATTAAAAATATAAAACACTTATTACTGGTTTGTAATGGGTGTTTTTTAAATTGAAGCATTTTTTAAAAAATACTTCATAACATTTTCTTAACTTTGATCCTCGCAAAAAATTGGATGTATGGGATTACAATTGCAACAAATAGATAGAGTTGAAACCATAACCAAAGAAGACTTTATCAAACATTATTTCAAACCACAAAAACCAGTGGTTATAGAACGTTTTATTGAAGATTGGCCTGCGTATTCTAAATGGTCATTAGAGTATATGAAAGAAGTAGCTGGAGATAAAACGGTTCCTTTATATGATGATAGACCTGTTGATTATAAAGATGGTTTTAATGAACCGCATGCTACCATGAAAATGAGTGAGTATGTTGATCTATTAAAAAGAGAGCCTACAAAATTTAGAATATTCCTTTGGAATATTTTAAAGGAAGTACCTCAATTACAAAAAGACTTTAGTTTTCCTGATTTTGGCTTAAAACTGATGAAAGGATTACCAATGTTATTTTTTGGAGGTAGGGATTCGTATACATTTATGCATTATGATATTGATTTAGCAAATATTTTCCACTTTCATTTTGAAGGAAAGAAGAAGTGTATTCTATTTGATCAAAAGCAGAATAAATTTTTATACAAAATACCTCATTCTTTAATAACAAGGGAAGATATTGATTTTAATAACCCTGATTTTGAAAAGTGGCCAGCATTGAAAAATGCTAAAGGGCATGTTGCAGAATTAGAGCACGGT encodes the following:
- the bioB gene encoding biotin synthase BioB, with translation MSEVRHNWTKEEILAIYNKPLMELLYEAATIHRKSHDPNVVQVSTLLSIKTGGCSEDCGYCPQAARYHTNVDGNDLMTVQQVKAQALRAKSGGSSRVCMGAAWRNVKDGPEFDQVLEMVRTINKLDMEVCCTLGMVTENQAKRLAEAGLYAYNHNLDSSEEYYKEVISTRGFEDRLETIDNVRKTNVTVCSGGIIGMGESVEDRAGMLVALSTLDPQPESTPINALVAVEGTPLEDEKPVEIWEMIRMVATTRIVLPETQVRLSAGRTQMSREGQAMCFFAGANSIFAGDKLLTTPNPDVSEDMKMFEMLGLKPQKPFTKKVQPQTVEAKDSEYEALGEKPKWTRPEHKIERNELKKKEALELRKQ
- a CDS encoding beta-ketoacyl synthase N-terminal-like domain-containing protein; the protein is MKKKISITSIASISAIGSLLNEVWDNYKNDNHFLSVKKFSEFEAWVAQITAKDNLKIEEIRNSDARYKELDASVLYTLFCARRAVKEAGWNSFDDFGINIGSSRGATSLFEKYHKEFLQTGKSSTLSSPTTTLGNISSWIAHDLQTNGPEISHSITCSTGLHSLLNGVAWVQSGMSEKFLVGGSEAALTDFTIAQMQALKVYARNQDKYPCKALDLDKQSNTMVVGEGASVVCLEKGIQENALALIEGVGYATEILKHNISISSDAECFQKSMKMALSDVNVEEVDAIVMHAPGTIKGDLSEINAIKKVFGSHQPFLTTNKWKLGHTFATSGLLSLELAILMLKNQEVVHVPFVAKQSEPKQISKVLVNAVGFGGNAVSVLLSKK
- the bioA gene encoding adenosylmethionine--8-amino-7-oxononanoate transaminase, translated to MTLKERDKKHLWHPLTQHKLHPNHIAITKAKDAVLYDDEGNEYIDGIASWYTCMYGHCNEYITSKVYKQMQQLDHVVFAGFTHEPAIKLSEELIKILPNNQEKIFFSDNGSTSVDIAIKMALQYHFNKGEKRGKIIALEDGFHGDTFGAMSVSGLSVYNGPFEDFFIDVERIPVPTEANFEEVKTRFTSLIKENNAAAFIYEPLVQGAAAMKMYETHFLDELISLAQKEGVLVIADEVMTGFGKTGKNFASEYLQNQPDIICLSKSLTAGLVPMAITSCSQKVYDAFLSDELGKGFFHGHTYSANPTACTAALAGVELLQSKEIQKNIALIIASHQAFNEEIKSHPKIKQTRQLGVIYALDLNVEMERYGNLRYQLFDFFMSKGVCLRPLGNTIYILAPFVITKEQLNKVYAAIKEALTLF
- a CDS encoding cytochrome c oxidase assembly factor Coa1 family protein; this translates as MSHQEQKSWFSRNWLWFIPLSGCLGILLLFFIGVGTLIFGVSKAFTNATPIEYAMEQASKNEKVIQVLGDPIEKDGFPNGNISLNNDDGEVDFSLPVKGSKGKATIIIRGIKSNGKWIFEDLYITIKETQEEINLLEKVMESI
- a CDS encoding cupin-like domain-containing protein, whose translation is MGLQLQQIDRVETITKEDFIKHYFKPQKPVVIERFIEDWPAYSKWSLEYMKEVAGDKTVPLYDDRPVDYKDGFNEPHATMKMSEYVDLLKREPTKFRIFLWNILKEVPQLQKDFSFPDFGLKLMKGLPMLFFGGRDSYTFMHYDIDLANIFHFHFEGKKKCILFDQKQNKFLYKIPHSLITREDIDFNNPDFEKWPALKNAKGHVAELEHGNVLYMPEGYWHYMRYITPGFSMSLRAIARNPKNLGKAVYNVFIMRTIDNLMRRIKGQKWIDWKNEQAIVKTNKINNIR
- the bioD gene encoding dethiobiotin synthase, which codes for MQKKYFITGISTEVGKTVASAIVTEALEADYWKPVQAGDLENSDTHKVKRLVTNNKSVFHTNAYALQTPMSPHAAAEIDEVTIRLEDIIEPQTQNNLVVEGAGGLLVPLNDTTTILDIIKPEYKVIVVSRHYLGSINHTLLTVNLLKEKGFDVAVIFSGNEHKTTEGIIQKMTNVPVIGRIEEEPYFDQNVIKEYAELFKDKL